The genome window GATTCTTCTTTAAAAAGTTCTCTGACTTTCTCTGGCGATTTTTTTAAATCCTCTAAAAGTTGAGTAGCTTTATTTTTTAACTCCTCCACATTACGAATAAGGTGACGCGCAATTCCTTGTGTCTTAATATTGCTCCATACTAGCTCGACAGGATTAAGGTGTGGAGAATAGGTGGGAAGAAAGAATATTTTAACCTTTCCATTTGTCGTCTCCAGATATTCCTTAACTACTTTTGCATGATGGGCAGAAGGTGGTGTTTCAGACCTGGATATTGCGGTAGCCATTCTTCAAACATGGGTATCGGGTGACTTTCTGCCATAATTTTGAAGTATTATCGTGCGCAACGAGAACTTTACTTGGAAAGAACCTCCAATGGCTGACAGAGCTGTTTTGTGTCCATGCTGTAAATGGGCACTGGTCTATTTTGATTCTTGCTATAATCGATTGAAAATTATACACTATTCTATCTTAAGCTAAAATCATCCCATTTCCTGATAATTTGAAGAAGCTCTTAATGTTGACCACAATCCGCTGCCTTCATTGCAATTCTGAAGACTGCCGTATCTCCAAAACTTATAATACATCCAGCAACGGCAGCAGAAATCTTTATGAATGCAATAGCTGTCGGAATGTTTTTTCAGAAACAAAAGGAACATTTATGGAGAATATAAAAAAACCCATAAGCCTGATTGCAAAGGTACTCCAGGCGCGAAGTGAGGGAATTGGCCTTAACGCTGCCTGCCGACTTTTTGAAATAGCAAAAAATACGTTATTAGAAATTGAAAATAAGAAATAAGAATAAGGGAAGACAAAATCGTAAGCGAGGCCGGAAACGTTCTAAATAATCCAAGTTGCCACCTATTCAAAATTCGGGATCGCATCCAATCGTCCCCCCTCAATCCCCCCGTAAACGGGGGGAGGTCTGCGGCCTACTCCTTCCCCGTTTACGGGGAGGGTTGGGGAGGGGGCAAGTAGGTGGCAACTTGGGTTAATTAGACCTTATCGGAAACCTCCTCATCACCCACCACAGTCAATATAAATCATGAGGTTGCGTTGTCCGGCAGAGCTAGGTAGGGGGTTTCCGATAAGGTCTATTATCGGAAACCCAAAACCTCACCCCCCGCCCCCCTCTCCTTAACAGGAGAGGGGGAGATTTTTTGCCTGTTCCGTCCAG of Gammaproteobacteria bacterium contains these proteins:
- a CDS encoding hypothetical protein (Evidence 5 : Unknown function), with product MATAISRSETPPSAHHAKVVKEYLETTNGKVKIFFLPTYSPHLNPVELVWSNIKTQGIARHLIRNVEELKNKATQLLEDLKKSPEKVRELFKEESVQYAI